One genomic window of Punica granatum isolate Tunisia-2019 chromosome 1, ASM765513v2, whole genome shotgun sequence includes the following:
- the LOC116188959 gene encoding 5-amino-6-(5-phospho-D-ribitylamino)uracil phosphatase, chloroplastic — protein sequence MVQSITTTSLLGCGPLCRVLPTKDVSLRRKCRVTCLIPVQEFTGRRLMIASPPPVLRLRANVSSVSPIKALAMELTKEAYSFKEEERIPRGLNYHVETDVDRKPGLWPPPNRADNPSLHNPLLRQERMGCGWLGAILEWEGVIIEDNPELEKQAWLALSQEEGKSPPPAFVLRRIEGMKNEQAISEVLCWSRDPTETRRLASRKEEIHQALQGGIYRLRDGSREFVNVLMHYKIPMALVSPSSRKSLENAIGATGIEGCFTAIVAAEDVHRGRPDPEMYIYAAQLLKFIPERCIVFGNSNQTVEAAHDARMKCVAVASKHPVYELGAADLVVRQLDELSIVDLKNLADIESAEFGSGEPEVEMELEEDEDPGMRSMAAVDDGFW from the coding sequence GGCCTCTGTGCAGGGTACTTCCTACTAAAGATGTCTCACTCCGAAGGAAGTGCCGTGTAACTTGCCTCATCCCAGTGCAAGAATTCACCGGACGGAGGCTGATGATTGCTTCACCTCCTCCTGTGCTGAGATTGAGGGCGAATGTGTCCTCAGTTTCACCGATTAAGGCCCTCGCGATGGAGCTGACCAAGGAGGCATACTCGTTcaaggaagaggagaggatCCCACGGGGTTTGAACTACCACGTGGAAACGGATGTTGATAGGAAGCCTGGGTTATGGCCCCCGCCCAACCGAGCTGACAATCCCTCCTTGCACAACCCTCTGCTGCGGCAAGAAAGGATGGGGTGTGGGTGGTTAGGAGCAATACTTGAGTGGGAAGGAGTCATTATTGAGGACAATCCTGAACTTGAGAAGCAAGCTTGGCTTGCTCTCtctcaagaggaggggaagtCCCCTCCTCCTGCCTTTGTCCTTCGAAGAATTGAGGGGATGAAGAATGAGCAGGCCATCTCTGAGGTCCTCTGCTGGTCACGGGACCCAACGGAGACGAGGAGGTTAGCTTCAAGGAAAGAGGAGATCCACCAAGCATTGCAGGGTGGAATCTACAGGCTCCGAGATGGGTCACGGGAGTTTGTAAACGTGCTGATGCACTACAAAATCCCGATGGCTTTGGTCTCTCCGAGCTCAAGAAAGTCACTCGAGAATGCAATCGGGGCCACTGGGATCGAAGGCTGCTTCACTGCGATAGTGGCTGCGGAAGATGTACACAGGGGAAGGCCCGATCCTGAGATGTACATATACGCGGCGCAGCTCCTGAAGTTTATACCTGAGAGGTGCATCGTGTTTGGGAACTCAAATCAGACAGTCGAGGCTGCCCATGACGCGAGGATGAAGTGTGTGGCTGTGGCAAGCAAGCACCCTGTGTATGAGCTGGGGGCTGCTGATCTGGTGGTTAGGCAATTGGATGAGCTCTCAATTGTTGATCTGAAGAACCTGGCCGATATCGAATCAGCGGAGTTTGGGTCAGGGGAGCCAGAGGTTGAGATGGAGTTGGAAGAAGACGAAGACCCAGGTATGAGGTCCATGGCAGCGGTCGATGATGGGTTCTGGTAG